The following is a genomic window from Nitrosomonas communis.
TGGGGAATATCTCCCCTTCGCCATTCAACGGCCTGGTGAAATGGTGCGTTATGTATTGCTGTCATTCATTCTACCGTTGTTGCTGGTGGTACGTTTCTTACTGTTGACACCCTTATCTTATTTGATCCCGCCATTGCGCAGGCTTGTCTGGGAACGGGCTTCTTCCTTGACGATTAACCCCAATTACAAGCGAGCAGCCAATGCGGTACGTAATGATCACGATTGGCGCCTGCAGGAATTTGCCACCTTTGTATTTGCATTGGCAGTCGTTACCGGTGTGGCTCTCAATGTCCTTTCTTACCTGGTGCTGGTACTGTGGTATGTCATAGCCGTATTGGTTTTTATCCTCAATTCCTTGCGCACATTGGCTGCGCATGCTTATCGTAATCCTGGCACTCATACCTTGGAGTTGGCCGAGCAGTATCTTGATTCAATCAATGTTCCGGGGAATTTCCTCACAGGGCTGTGGGCGCCGGTAGGGCTGCGTTACCACGCGACCCATCATCTTTTTATGAGTCTGCCATATCATAATTTGAGCAAGGCACAGCATCGTCTTGTGCATGGATTGAGTGACAACACCCTTTATCTGCAGACTGTGCGCAAAGGATTATGGGATGCATTGACGCGCATCTGGAAAGAAGCGGCTGCCTCATCTCGATAGGAAAGAAAGTATCATGGAACTAGTGCCGTGAGTGAAAAACCGGAAATAACCAAGCTCGTCCTGCTGCGGCACGGTAAAAGTATCTGGAATCATGACAGGCATTTTACCGGCTGGAGTGACGTGACGCTGAACTTGGCAGGAGAAGAGGAAGCCAGGCGAGCAGGGCATTTGCTTCAGGAAGCTGGTTATACTTTTGATCTCTGCTTTACTTCAGAGCTGAAGCGTGCAACCGATACCCTCAAGATCGTGCTGTCGACCATGGGCTTGGAAGAAATACTCGTTCGGCGAGACTGGCGATTGAACGAACGCCATTATGGTGCATTGGAAGGGCTGCGGCCGTGGGAAGCGATCAGGCAATTTGGAATCTGGCCGATATTGAGTACTCAGATTTGCTTTGCAGCCACACCACCCTCCCTCGATCTGGGAGATCCACGTTTTCCAGGTAATCAAGTCAGCTATGCAGGTATTGATAAATCACTTCTGCCTTTGGCAGAAAGTTTAAAGCAGACAGTGGAACGTGCCAAGCCTTTCTGGCAACAAACCATTTTGCCAGAGATTCGCCAAGGAAAGCGTGTACTGATCGTCTCACACAAGAATCTGCTCCGTGGCTTAATGATGCAACTCGCCAACTTATCGCAAAAGCAAGTGATGAAACTATCCATCGCAACCGCCCAGCCACTGTGTTTTGAGCTGGATAGCAAGCTGAATCTGGTCAGGTATTATTATGTGCATCAAGAAAAAGGGTGAATTTGAATTATCCATTAACCACAAGAATGGGGTTTTTATATACGCTAGCCTAGAAAAAAGATGAGTGCCCTTTCTGGCTATAGCAACCTACTCCTGCGGTAAAAGGGACGCATCTCGCAAAGGTGCTGCATCAAGATTTGAGAGAAGCATACCATCTTAAAAGTTAGCACATGTCTTAAAACCGCCAAAAGCTGGCAATCAAGATGGGCTCAGGATAGAATCATAACCGTTAAAGTAGGTAATTCAGTGATGTTTGGGCCCCTACTATATAGGTCTTCTTTTTTACTTTTTTAAACCTAGGTCTATTCTTTATGCGTATCGTAGTGACAGGGATGGGAGTTGTTTCGCCGATCGGAATTGGGGTTGATCAATTCTGGGAGGCAGCCATTAAGGGCGTGAGTGGAATTCGTCGTATTCAAAGTTTTGATGCCTCCAGACAACGTTCCCAGATTGCAGGCGAAGTCATCGGATTTGATCCTGCCTCTTTTTTGTCAGCTAAGCAGGTGGAACAAACTGACCGATTTACTCAACTAGCGTTATTGGCTGCTAGTTTGGCGTGGGAAGATGCCGGTAGCCTTGATGGTTATGCGCCAGAGCGTCTGGCTGTGAGTTTGGGGTCCGGAATGGGTGGGTTTGCAACATTTGAATCCTCTGCTACACGCAAGCTGCAGAATAAGTCTGTACCTCCTTTTACTGTGCCCCGTATCATGGCCAATTCTGCTGCCGCCTGGATTGCTACCAAATATGGATTGAAAGGCGTTAATCTGACCACGAGTACGGCTTGTTCTTCGGGCGGAAACGCAATCGGTATGGGACTTGATCTTTTGCGTATCGGAAAAGCAGATGTAGTCATTGCAGGGGGGGCGGAAGCTTGTGTCTTGCCGCTGACCATGGCGGGTTTTGAAGCCTTGTTCGCGTTATCTACTCACTTTAATAATAATCCGGAACAGGCTTCCAGACCTTTCGCTAAAGATCGCGATGGATTTGTGATGGGAGAAGGGGCAGGTATACTCATCCTGGAGAAAGAAGAAGCAGCCGTGAGGCGTGGAGCCAAAATATACGCTTACTTGGCAGGCTATGGCTGCACCTGCGATGCCACTCATATCGTTGCACCCGAAATGGAAGGGCAGGTATCCGCCATGAAAGCCGCTATTCAGGATGCCGGCATACCACCAGAGAGAGTAGACTATATCAACGCTCACGCGACGTCTACCCCGCTCGGGGACATTGTTGAAACCAAAGCCATCAAAGAACTTTTGGGAGAACGTGCGCGAGAGATTGCGATTAGTGCTACCAAATCGCTCATTGGTCATACGATTGGTGCATCGGCTGCGATTGGTAGCATTGCTACCGTGATGACATTGCATACCGGTACGATTCACCCCACTATTAATCTCGCTGAGGCTGATCCTGAGTGTGATCTTAAGTATACCCCGAATCAAGCAACCCAACAGAAAGTCCAAACCGGTATGTGTAACGCATTCGGCTTTGGCGGCAACAACGTCAGCATTATCTTTTCAACCCTTTAAACACTACAGGCGTAATTTCAGATATGGATAAAACAGATATTGAACAGAAAGTAATACAGTTTATCGCATCAAAAGTTGAAAATGTGGATGTTTCCAAAATAACGACTGCTTCACAATTTGGGGAGCTGGGGCTCGATTCTATGGATACTGTCCAGTTGTTATTTGATGCAGAAGAAGAATTTGGCGTTTCTTTTGATAGTGACGAAGTCAAAAATTTTCGCAGTGTCGGAGATATTGTCAACTATATCGATCATCCTCCTCCTTCTGTATCTGCATAAGAATGCATAGAGTCATTCAGCATAGCCGGGTCCTTTACCGCGTGAGTCGCGCGCAAAGAAATTGATCTTGCCCATGGGTAATACCACGATGCCGCCGGGTGAAACCACATACTTCTTGTTATCCGCTTCCCGATCATAGCCAAGTTGTGTGTTGGGTTCGATGGTGTTATGCCGGTCAATAATGACGTTCCGCAGGCGGGCATTACGTCCTATTCGCACATAATCCATAATGATGCAATCCTCCAGTTCGGCACCTTCTTCTATTACGGTTTCACGGCGCACGATACAATTTTGGATACGCGTGTTTTTGTGGATGACGCAGGCTGCACCAAACAAGCTATTCTTGATTTCACCGCCCAGGATTTTTGCTACCGGGCCCTGATAATTACTGGAAAAGATAGGCCATTGTGGATTAAATGCGTCGAAACGGGGAGCCTCTCCCAATACATCCTTATGTGCGCCCAAATAAGCATCAATCGTTCCCACATCACGCCAATAGCCCACTTCTTCGTAAGACTTGATACCGGGTATTACATTGGTGGAAAAGTCATAAGCATATAAGCGCTGACTGGCCATTAAGCGTGGTAACACATGGCGTCCGAAATCGGTCTCGCCAAGCCGGTGGGCTTCGCGTAACGCTTCTATCAACACTTCGGTATTGAATAAATAGTTTCCCATAGAAGCATAGGCTCGGCCGGGATCAGAGGGCATAGGTTTGGGTGCTAAGGGTTTTTCTTGAAACTCGCAAATTCTTCCCTCCGTGTCAGTGCCAATAACACCAAAGCTCGATGCCTGTTCTATAGGGATCGGTAAGGCTGCAACTGTCACATCAGCCTGATGCTCTCGATGGAACCACACCATTTGGTTGATATCCATCCGATAGATATGATCAGCGCCAAACACAGCGACAATATCGGGTTGATGTAATTCGATGAGCCTGAGTCCCTGATAAACAGCGTCCGCGGTACCTTTAAATTGCAGGGTTTCCTTGTGCATTTCAGGGGGCACCACTGTAACAAACTGGCTGGGCAGTAAGGGCGATATGACCCAAGCTTTTCGAATGTGTTCAATGAGCTCTTGTGATTTATACTGCACTAATAGGTATACAGAATTTATTCCAGAATTGATCAGGTTGCTTAAAACAAAATCTACAATTCGATATCGTGCACCAAAGGGAACAGCAGGTTTACAACGCTCTGCAGATAATGGATTTAAACGCTTACCTTCTCCTCCTGCTAGCACAAATGCGATAATTTTTTCCAGCTGTCTTCTATCTCTCATTATTACTCCTTGTGATGACGTTTTTTTGAGCTGATTACCATATTAAAATATTAGCCTATATGAGTACTCAAGCGCACTTTAATTTGATAGGGATCAAGAGAGACATCCTGGATAAATTCTGCCAGACCACTATGGTTCAGGAGCTTTTAGCAGGTTATTGAAAAACGTATTCGAGGCAGTTGGTGATAGGTAAAAACAGGCGAAGCAGAATTTATCCCTGATAAATGAGCATGTTGTGCCTATTTTTAACACCGCAGCAGCCAAGCAGATAGTTTTTCAACAACTCACTAATTCCATTTCCCAATCAAACATGACGCGAAAGCGAGCCGCAGACAGTACCCATCATACGGCAAGGTGAAGCTGCGACAAAGTAGTCGGTTTTGATTTAGCAAGGGCATAAGCAGGCTCATCATTTGATTTGAATCCAAATTGACCGCATTGAGTGTCTGGCGCATTGAGTGTCTGGTCGAGTTCATGGAAAAATTGCTTGCCGATAACTATTTCTCCCGCCATCATAGAAGAAGCACAAAGTCTGGCCGAAGAAAGTGGAGGTTGTAATGAAAATGATTCATGTCATCTCCCATGCTCACTGGGACCGCGAATGGTATCGCACTTTTCAGCAGTTCCGTCTCAGGCTCGTTCATCTTGTGGACGGCTTGCTCGACCTGCTCGCTAAGGATGACAATTACAAACACTTTATGCTGGATGGTCAGACAATCGTGCTGGATGACTACCTGCTCATGCGGCCAGAGGCAGAAGCAATTCTCAAAAAGAACATCCGCAAAGAGCGTATTTTGATTGGTCCCTGGCACATCCTGCCGGATATGTTTCTCATAAGTCCCGAAGCGCATATTCGTAATTTGCTGGCAGGTGCACGGGATGCGCGCAAGTTTGGTCAGAAAATGAGGATCGGTTATCTGCCCGATTCCTTTGGGCATATCGGACAAATGCCTCAGATTCTGCGTGGATTTGGTATTGACAATGCCTGTGTTTGGCGGGGATTGGATGATCAGCCTGCCGAGTTCTGGTGGCAAGCCCCGGATGGCTCGCGTGTGCTGATGATGTATCTACGCGACTCTTACAGCAATGGTGCCGGTCTTAACGCCGATAACCCCGCACAATTCACTGAACAAATCAAACAAGCCGCAGATTCACTTGCGCCACATTCTGTTTTGTCTCATTTGCTGGTGATGTATGGTACGGATCATATGGAACCACCGGCCGGAACAAGCAAAGCCATTCAAGCCGCGAATGAGCATCTCAACGCATACTGCGCCATCCACTCAACCTTGCCAGCCTATCTCAAAGAAATTCAAACGGAAATCGCAGAGCAGAAATTACAACTTCCTGTGGTTACCGGTGAATTACGTTCCTGTAAACGTTCACCTTTATTGCCCGGTGTGTTATCTGCACGCATGTGGATCAAGCAGCGCAATCATACCTGCGAGAATTTACTGGAGAAATGGGCCGAGCCATTGAGTGTGTTTGCTTCACTCATGAAGTTAGTCAACAAGCCTGCGCCTCTGGTTCGTCAAGCCTGGCAACTGCTGATGGAGTGCCATCCGCACGATTCGATTTGCGGCTGCTCCATTGACCAGGTGCATGAAGAGATGAAATCACGCTTTGATCAGGTGGAACAAATTGGTGAAGAGATCACCAAACAAAATATCGACGCGCTGGCATCCGTAATCAACACAGAGCAGGAGTCCTCATCACCTGGCCCGAAGCTGTCAGCTATCATTGCCTTTAATCCGCTTTCTTTTCCCCGTACCGACGTGGTAAGTGCGAGCATGGTGTTGCCAGCCAACATTTCCGATTTCGAGATTGTGGATGAAGCGGGCAATCGCGTACCGCATCAGTCTGCCAGTGGAAAGGTAACCGATTTGATCAATGTGCGGGTGCCGCGTGAAAAGCTTGGCAGCCTGCTTGGGCTGGCGCATGAAGGACGCATTAGTAACCTGGCCGTACAGGCGGTTCACTTCGAGCGTGAGGGTGCCACCATGCGTATCGAAGCCATTTTTGCCGAGAATAAGCCTCCCCAAGTGGAGGTATGGAATAAGGGTGTGACGGCACTTCGGGAATTCATCCATGATACCAGCATAGAAGCCTTCCACATCCATGCCCGCTCGCCGCAATCAACTGATATTACCTTCGTAGTAAATGACGTGCCTGCTTTAGGATGGAAGACTTTCTATCTGTGCGCCAAGCAAAATAACCTGCCTGAAATCGAGGTGTCACCCGCCATGCGTTCGCTCGCGCCGCTGGTTTCTTTGCCATTGGTGCAAAAACTTATAGCACGCCTCTCCCGTCGCACATGCCGCCCACCTTATGTGATCGAAAATACCCACTTCGTGGTTGAATTAGAATTAAGTGACCGAACGTTGACGGTTACTGACAAGACCACAGCAAAGAAATATCGCGGTTTGCATCGTTTTGTAGATAGCGGTGACTGTGGCGACGAATATAATTTCTCCCCACCTTCGCTCGACAGCACACAGGACCTCCCGGCCTTGTGTGAGGTAAACATCGTGCGCGGTGCTGTCCAGCAGGTTATCACTGTTTCGCTTGAAATGAATATTCCTGCCCGTTTAAATGCAGACAGGAAATCACGGTCAAGTGAAAGGGTGAAACTCCCCATCACCACTACTATTACATTGATCAACGGCGTCCCGCGTGTGGATATTCACACACGCGTCAATAATGCCGCCAAAGACCACCGCCTGCGGGTACATTTTCCCTTCTCGACAGAAATTGAGTTTGCTCAATTTGATGGTCACTTTGAAATCGTCAAACGAAAAATAGGTATTCCTTTGCATGATGCAGCATGGGTAGAGGAGCCGCGCCCCGAAGCACCCCAACGTGCGTTTACTTCAGCGGTTGACATGAGTATCGCCAACCGCGGCTTGCCCGAAGTGGAAGTAACCTCGCGCCATGAAATTGCCCTTACTCTTCTGCGCTGTGTCGGTTGGCTCTCACGTGATGATTTTTCTACCCGTACTGGGCACGCAGGTCCTTTTCTAGAAACACCGAAAGCGCAAATGCAGGGTGAATGGGAGTTTGATTATTCGATCATCTTGAATCAGAGTAATTTTCAGCAGGCATGGAGTTTTGATGTACCCTTACGCGTAGTTTCGACTGATCTACACCGCGGCATGCTTGCTGGCACCGGCTCCTTTGTGACTGTCGACCATCCTTCTTTATTAGTGAGTGCCGTGAAAGAGACAGATGACGGTCGCGGCTGGCTTGTGCGTGGCTATAATATTGGTGACGAAGAGATTGAAGTTACCATTACGCCTTGGCGTAAATTCGGCAAATCTGCGCGATTGAATATGGCAGAGCAAACAATCAGCCTTCTCGAGATTGGGCGAAATGGAGAAATAACCGTCAGCGTGCACTCTCATGAAGTGGCTTCGGTCCTGTTTGAGGAGGGGTAGGCTGGGCTGATCAATCAATAGGAAGTTTGACGAGCCAGTCAGCTTTGCGTATATTTTCCTTATACTGAGCTGGGCACATGGCTGATTCCATTGTCCAATCAAAACTGAGTTTGTCGGCTTCCTCTTGCCGTAGGATTGATACTGTCTGCGGCTCGCCTTCACGTCAGTTTTGATTGGGAAATGGAATGAGGTCGGGTTTCATGCCGAGCGGCCACTTCGGAAGTGAGCTCTTAAAAAGGAAAACGCATGAGAGTTACCGTCATTGGTGCTGGTTATGTTGGACTGGTTACGAGCGGGTGTTTCGCCGATGTGGGAAACGATGTCGTGTGTATTGATACCGATCCGAAAAAAATCGAGCGCCTTACCCATGGCAAAATTCCGCTTCGCGAGCCAGGTCTTGATGCCATCGTCGCTCGTAACAGCACAGCGGGCCGTCTGAAATTTTCAACGAGCTATCAGGAGGCGGTCGCCCATGCCTCAGTTATTTTCATTGCCGTGGGGACTCCTTCGAGCGAAGATGGCTCGGCTGATTTATCAGGCGTATTGTCCTGTGCTCATGCCTTGGGCGAAAAAATTGTGCGCGATACGCTGGTGGTCATCAAGTCCACCGTGCCCGTAGGCACTAATGATCAGGTGCTGGCTGCCTTGCAAAAAGAACTCCATCAGCGTGATACTAACGTTCAGGTGCGTACCGCCTCCAACCCTGAGTTTCTTAAAGAAGGCGCCGCCGTCGACGATTTCATGCGGCCAGATCGTATCATTGTCGGCGTAAACGATGCGGCTGCGGCCGATATATTGCGTGCGCTTTATCTTCCTTTTAACCGCAATCGTGATCGGCTGTTTATAATGGATGTGCGCTCGGCTGAATTTACTAAATATGCAGCCAATGCGATGTTGGCGCTACGTATTTCCTTCATGAACGAGATGGCCGACATGGCAGACCGGCTGGGCGTGGATATCGAAGAAGTGCGCCACGGCATCGGTGCGGATCCCCGTATTGGGCCACACTTTTTGTATGCTGGTATGGGCTTTGGCGGCTCGTGCTTTCCCAAAGATTTGCGCGCACTTGTGCGTCTTGCCGATAGCATCGGGGAGCCGGCTCTGTTGCTGCGTTCCTCTCTCCAAGTCAACGAACGGCAGCGTGGCATTTTATTTGAAAAGATCAAAGCTTTTTTTGGAGGAAACGTACAGGGTAAAACCATTGCGTTGTGGGGCCTGGCCTTCAAAGCTAATACCGACGACATGCGTGAAGCGCCCAGTATTATGCTGGTCGATTTGCTCACTCGCTTCGGCGCGCGCGTGCGTGCCTACGATCCCGCGGCTATCAACAACGCTCGTCAGATATTTAAAACAACCCAAGGAATAACGTTTACCGCTTCAGCGCGTGAAGCATGTGAGGATGCTGACGTGCTCGCTGTGGTCACCGAATGGCTGGAATTTCGTAGTCCTGACTTTGAATGGCTGGCCGCTACGCTCACCCATAAAGCCCTGTTTGACGGTCGTAATCTCTATAATCCTGCTTTCGTACGCGCCAGCGGGCTGCAATATTTCGGTGTGGGACGTGGACAAAGCAATTAGCTGCAACGCTAGGAATGCTCCCATCATCGTTACGGGGGTGGCCGGATTTATTGGCATGCATCTGACTCAGGCGCTGCTCGCGCGTGGGGAGCAGGTCGTGGGAGTGGATAATCTCAATGACTACTACGATCCTGTGCTTAAAGAGGCGCGGCTGGCGCAGTTACAGACTTATTCCGCTTTTACCTTTGAGCGCATGGATATTACGCATCAAGCAAGGTTTTCTGCCTTAGTCGCGCGGCTGCACCCCACCCGTATCGTGCATCTCGCCGCACAAGTGGGAGTACGCTATTCCATCACGCAGCCGCAGGCTTTTATCGATGCCAACCTGAGTGGCTTTCTCAACGTACTGGAAGCAGCACGTTATCTGCAGCACGAAGGGATGTTCACCCATCTCGTCTATGCCTCCAGCTCTAGTGTGTATGGGGCCAACAGCATGGTTCCTTTTTCGGTCGAAGACCGAGTGGACACGCCCGTGAGCCTGTATGCAGTTTCCAAGCGTGCCAACGAATTGATGGCGCAGGTTTACGCACGACAGTTTGGTGTTGCCGCGACGGGTTTGCGCATTTTCACGGCATATGGCCCTTGGGGTCGACCTGACATGGCAGCCTTTAAGTTTACCGGTGCAATTTTAGCGGATGAGCCGATTGATGTTTACAACCACGGCCAGCTGCAGCGCGATTTCACCTACATTGATGACATCATTAGCGGTATGCTGGCCGTGCTGGATCACCCCCCGCCTGCGGTGGAGGGTGTGCCCCATGCGCTCTACAATATTGGTAACCATCAGCCTGAGTTACTCTTGCGCTTTATTGAGGTGTTGGCTCAAGCGCTGGGCCGTACTCCGAGGTTGAATCTGCTGCCGATGCAACCGGGTGACGTGCTGACTACTTACGCTGACACCACGCCGCTACAACGTGATTTCGGCTGGCGTTCTACCACAACAATTGAGCAGGGTTTGCCGCGTTTTGTGGCCTGGTACCGTGAACACTATCAGGTTTAAGCCGCAAGCATTGCCTGGCCGTCACTGCGGCCTCTGCGCTTTCTGGTCATATCGGTCACTAGGCAAGCGCCGAGTAAGTATTGCTATACGATACAACGCTTTGCTGATATGAGACATGATTACCCAATCGAGCAGCGTCGACTGCGCATCGCGGTGTTCTTGTCCGGTTTAAGCGGCGGCGGTGCCCAACGGCGTAGTTTGCTACTTGCACGAGGTTTCGTGGAACGCGGCTGCGTGGTCGACGTGGTCGTGGTGCGTGATGAAGGCCCCTTTCGTGCCGCAGTACCAGCCGGTGCGAGATTATTCGTACTCGAGTTTTACGCGGCTCATCTACCGGTCATCCGCAACTTCAAAGGATGGTGGGTGATGAGTAGTGTATTTGCTTTGGCACGCTATCTTGCCGTGGAACGCCCTCACGTTGTGCTGTCTACTTCGATTCCTGCCAACCTGGCTGCTTTGTGGGGAAGAGTGTGGTCGCAGACGCGCATCCCGATCGTGATCACCACCAATCTTAATCTCACAAAGGCGACAGCGAAATGGGGAGGATTGATTGCGAAGCTACTGCGCTGGCTGATCGCACGTGCCTATAATAGCGCACAAGCAGTCATCGCTATTTCACGTGGCGTGGCTGAAGATCTTATGACAGTTACCAGCATTCCCCGGGAGCGCGTATTCCAGATTTATAATCCGCTCGATCTTGATCTTGTTGCCCGCCTGTCGCGCGAAACGATCCAGCATCCTTGGCTGAGTACCGGTGCATCCCCTGTCCTGCTCGCAGTCGGCAAACTTAAATTGCAGAAGGATTATCCTACGCTCGTTAGAGCTTTTGCGCGCGTGCGGGTCAAGCACAAAATGCATCTGGTCATCTTGGGCGAAGGCGAAGAGCGTGCGCGCATTGAACATCTTATCAGGGAGCTTGGCATCGAAAATGACGTGTACCTGCCCGGCTTTGTAGAGAACCCCTTCGCGTGGATGGCGCGTGCTTCGGTTTTCGTGCTGGCGTCTGCCTGGGAGGGTTTCAGCAACGTATTGCTTGAGGCACTTGCCTGCGGCTGCACAGTGGTGAGCACGGACTGCCCAAGCGGTCCGCGCGAAATTCTCGCCGACGGCAAATTCGGCTATCTGGTCCCGGTCGGAGACGATATAGCGCTATCCGATGCGATCCTGGCCGCATTATCAGCACCTTCACCGCGTGAACACTCGACCGCACGAGCGGCAGAGTTCAGCTTCGATGTGGCCGTAGAACGCTACCTCGCAGTGCTCCGCGGCGTATATGCGCTCAGAAAGGAGAACTGACATGCGCATCGCTCTATTCATCTACAGCCTGCGCGGTGGCGGTGCCCAGCAACGCGCCCTTACGCTCGCCAATGGTTTTGCTGAAAGAGGGCATGTTGTCGATCTCGTGGTCATTGCTGACGATAACACTGGTATCGCGCTACATTCCGGCGTGCAAGTCGTTGTGCTCAAGCAGGGTTGGCGCTATTTCTTCCAGAGACTCAATCGACGCATTAATCTGCGTGGGCTGTTTACCGCCTGTGCCATACCGGCGCTGGCGCGCTACCTCCAAGACGAGCACCCTGAGGTGTTGCTTT
Proteins encoded in this region:
- a CDS encoding 2,3-bisphosphoglycerate-dependent phosphoglycerate mutase, producing MSEKPEITKLVLLRHGKSIWNHDRHFTGWSDVTLNLAGEEEARRAGHLLQEAGYTFDLCFTSELKRATDTLKIVLSTMGLEEILVRRDWRLNERHYGALEGLRPWEAIRQFGIWPILSTQICFAATPPSLDLGDPRFPGNQVSYAGIDKSLLPLAESLKQTVERAKPFWQQTILPEIRQGKRVLIVSHKNLLRGLMMQLANLSQKQVMKLSIATAQPLCFELDSKLNLVRYYYVHQEKG
- a CDS encoding UDP-glucose dehydrogenase family protein; this translates as MRVTVIGAGYVGLVTSGCFADVGNDVVCIDTDPKKIERLTHGKIPLREPGLDAIVARNSTAGRLKFSTSYQEAVAHASVIFIAVGTPSSEDGSADLSGVLSCAHALGEKIVRDTLVVIKSTVPVGTNDQVLAALQKELHQRDTNVQVRTASNPEFLKEGAAVDDFMRPDRIIVGVNDAAAADILRALYLPFNRNRDRLFIMDVRSAEFTKYAANAMLALRISFMNEMADMADRLGVDIEEVRHGIGADPRIGPHFLYAGMGFGGSCFPKDLRALVRLADSIGEPALLLRSSLQVNERQRGILFEKIKAFFGGNVQGKTIALWGLAFKANTDDMREAPSIMLVDLLTRFGARVRAYDPAAINNARQIFKTTQGITFTASAREACEDADVLAVVTEWLEFRSPDFEWLAATLTHKALFDGRNLYNPAFVRASGLQYFGVGRGQSN
- the fabF gene encoding beta-ketoacyl-ACP synthase II, which gives rise to MRIVVTGMGVVSPIGIGVDQFWEAAIKGVSGIRRIQSFDASRQRSQIAGEVIGFDPASFLSAKQVEQTDRFTQLALLAASLAWEDAGSLDGYAPERLAVSLGSGMGGFATFESSATRKLQNKSVPPFTVPRIMANSAAAWIATKYGLKGVNLTTSTACSSGGNAIGMGLDLLRIGKADVVIAGGAEACVLPLTMAGFEALFALSTHFNNNPEQASRPFAKDRDGFVMGEGAGILILEKEEAAVRRGAKIYAYLAGYGCTCDATHIVAPEMEGQVSAMKAAIQDAGIPPERVDYINAHATSTPLGDIVETKAIKELLGERAREIAISATKSLIGHTIGASAAIGSIATVMTLHTGTIHPTINLAEADPECDLKYTPNQATQQKVQTGMCNAFGFGGNNVSIIFSTL
- a CDS encoding fatty acid desaturase family protein; the encoded protein is MSDRNTPPDFPLREAHALVRDLMTPNPWIYWLDFLVHITLGWAAFITALHSSFLSVWQILACGVAVLAFYRSAIFIHELAHLKKGTFKVFRLVWNLICGIPLMIPSFTYDGVHNDHHKRDVYGTSKDGEYLPFAIQRPGEMVRYVLLSFILPLLLVVRFLLLTPLSYLIPPLRRLVWERASSLTINPNYKRAANAVRNDHDWRLQEFATFVFALAVVTGVALNVLSYLVLVLWYVIAVLVFILNSLRTLAAHAYRNPGTHTLELAEQYLDSINVPGNFLTGLWAPVGLRYHATHHLFMSLPYHNLSKAQHRLVHGLSDNTLYLQTVRKGLWDALTRIWKEAAASSR
- a CDS encoding NAD-dependent epimerase/dehydratase family protein, whose translation is MDKAISCNARNAPIIVTGVAGFIGMHLTQALLARGEQVVGVDNLNDYYDPVLKEARLAQLQTYSAFTFERMDITHQARFSALVARLHPTRIVHLAAQVGVRYSITQPQAFIDANLSGFLNVLEAARYLQHEGMFTHLVYASSSSVYGANSMVPFSVEDRVDTPVSLYAVSKRANELMAQVYARQFGVAATGLRIFTAYGPWGRPDMAAFKFTGAILADEPIDVYNHGQLQRDFTYIDDIISGMLAVLDHPPPAVEGVPHALYNIGNHQPELLLRFIEVLAQALGRTPRLNLLPMQPGDVLTTYADTTPLQRDFGWRSTTTIEQGLPRFVAWYREHYQV
- a CDS encoding acyl carrier protein, translated to MDKTDIEQKVIQFIASKVENVDVSKITTASQFGELGLDSMDTVQLLFDAEEEFGVSFDSDEVKNFRSVGDIVNYIDHPPPSVSA
- a CDS encoding alpha-mannosidase → MKMIHVISHAHWDREWYRTFQQFRLRLVHLVDGLLDLLAKDDNYKHFMLDGQTIVLDDYLLMRPEAEAILKKNIRKERILIGPWHILPDMFLISPEAHIRNLLAGARDARKFGQKMRIGYLPDSFGHIGQMPQILRGFGIDNACVWRGLDDQPAEFWWQAPDGSRVLMMYLRDSYSNGAGLNADNPAQFTEQIKQAADSLAPHSVLSHLLVMYGTDHMEPPAGTSKAIQAANEHLNAYCAIHSTLPAYLKEIQTEIAEQKLQLPVVTGELRSCKRSPLLPGVLSARMWIKQRNHTCENLLEKWAEPLSVFASLMKLVNKPAPLVRQAWQLLMECHPHDSICGCSIDQVHEEMKSRFDQVEQIGEEITKQNIDALASVINTEQESSSPGPKLSAIIAFNPLSFPRTDVVSASMVLPANISDFEIVDEAGNRVPHQSASGKVTDLINVRVPREKLGSLLGLAHEGRISNLAVQAVHFEREGATMRIEAIFAENKPPQVEVWNKGVTALREFIHDTSIEAFHIHARSPQSTDITFVVNDVPALGWKTFYLCAKQNNLPEIEVSPAMRSLAPLVSLPLVQKLIARLSRRTCRPPYVIENTHFVVELELSDRTLTVTDKTTAKKYRGLHRFVDSGDCGDEYNFSPPSLDSTQDLPALCEVNIVRGAVQQVITVSLEMNIPARLNADRKSRSSERVKLPITTTITLINGVPRVDIHTRVNNAAKDHRLRVHFPFSTEIEFAQFDGHFEIVKRKIGIPLHDAAWVEEPRPEAPQRAFTSAVDMSIANRGLPEVEVTSRHEIALTLLRCVGWLSRDDFSTRTGHAGPFLETPKAQMQGEWEFDYSIILNQSNFQQAWSFDVPLRVVSTDLHRGMLAGTGSFVTVDHPSLLVSAVKETDDGRGWLVRGYNIGDEEIEVTITPWRKFGKSARLNMAEQTISLLEIGRNGEITVSVHSHEVASVLFEEG
- a CDS encoding glucose-1-phosphate adenylyltransferase; this encodes MRDRRQLEKIIAFVLAGGEGKRLNPLSAERCKPAVPFGARYRIVDFVLSNLINSGINSVYLLVQYKSQELIEHIRKAWVISPLLPSQFVTVVPPEMHKETLQFKGTADAVYQGLRLIELHQPDIVAVFGADHIYRMDINQMVWFHREHQADVTVAALPIPIEQASSFGVIGTDTEGRICEFQEKPLAPKPMPSDPGRAYASMGNYLFNTEVLIEALREAHRLGETDFGRHVLPRLMASQRLYAYDFSTNVIPGIKSYEEVGYWRDVGTIDAYLGAHKDVLGEAPRFDAFNPQWPIFSSNYQGPVAKILGGEIKNSLFGAACVIHKNTRIQNCIVRRETVIEEGAELEDCIIMDYVRIGRNARLRNVIIDRHNTIEPNTQLGYDREADNKKYVVSPGGIVVLPMGKINFFARDSRGKGPGYAE